Proteins co-encoded in one Coprobacter tertius genomic window:
- a CDS encoding UvrD-helicase domain-containing protein, with protein MQPLFIWVICIIAISVIVIAMVRTRLKNKSKELAEKLNHISAYSEKSNYEQAKERLSALKEGAFIDIPSDLNNGFYGRVISATQEKDFINHYKVHFQEAYSLLKKLKAFNITPSETISKFINDFGRINKLVKQHNDGVITFLLDTHRDFFDHCLKYPLDKQQRRSIVSEEDNCLVVSSAGSGKTSSIVGKVKYLTEIKGIAPERILLISYTNKAAAELTERMATNGLKGYTFHKLAIDIIGKTTGTKPSICDNTDSLFVDIYHKLLDKSSFKKSIVEYFIDYQTNEADWEQRKNERREQLSGLKNVQLKAMFPDMDGRAIYVRSEQEQKICFALSSLGVKFRYEEPYEHQLADEMHSQYRPDFSIYFKQGGVTKRIYLEHFGVDEHGLVPAWFAKDKGITYEEANQKYNDGITWKKTAHEKFGTQLLVTSSADFHYSDIRDKLRKLLAEAGVPIQEKTDEELYDLVLPKGSKQEKAFIRLVVTFVTLVKSSCKSVKEVLKQAKNADDERSVFIIKNIFQPVYERYINALSDSNQIDFTDAILQATEICRTSHPVEYDYIIVDEFQDISVDRYNFLKVLREGNPPAKLYCVGDDWQSIYRFSGSDMALFNQFPEYFGATEINKIETTYRFGEPLVSLSSNFIQRNKAQIQKNIHSFSSEMRTELEFYAYDRRDYCNTIGQLVASIPSDKSIFLLGRYSFDDYYLSFMYQSIKEGNRFYYVIGGRKIEFLTVHKSKGLEANYVILLQCNKDTYGFPSQVSDDPVLNYVLTKSDQFPYGEERRLFYVAITRAKIKTLVLYDKRFPSVFVDEFLHPEKVSEESYVKHPNANKRWTRSADQFLLKLHNEGKSVKYIANKMGRSQTSIVMRLNKLKK; from the coding sequence ATGCAGCCATTGTTCATTTGGGTAATTTGTATAATTGCTATTTCGGTTATTGTAATAGCGATGGTACGAACACGCCTAAAAAACAAATCCAAAGAGCTTGCAGAAAAGCTAAACCATATATCTGCATATAGCGAGAAATCAAATTATGAGCAAGCAAAAGAGAGATTATCGGCTCTTAAGGAGGGGGCGTTTATAGATATTCCCTCAGACTTAAATAATGGCTTTTATGGCAGGGTAATCTCCGCAACGCAAGAAAAAGATTTCATCAATCATTATAAGGTACATTTCCAAGAGGCATATTCACTTCTGAAGAAACTTAAAGCCTTTAACATCACTCCATCAGAAACCATATCCAAATTCATTAACGACTTTGGAAGAATCAACAAACTTGTAAAACAACATAATGATGGTGTTATAACCTTTCTACTTGACACGCACAGGGACTTTTTCGACCATTGCCTAAAATACCCATTAGACAAGCAACAAAGACGCTCAATTGTTTCAGAAGAGGATAATTGTTTAGTAGTCAGCAGTGCAGGTAGTGGTAAAACCTCTTCAATTGTCGGTAAGGTTAAATATCTCACCGAAATCAAGGGTATAGCACCTGAAAGAATTTTACTTATCAGTTATACCAACAAAGCAGCAGCCGAACTAACCGAAAGAATGGCGACCAATGGATTGAAAGGTTACACATTCCATAAGTTAGCCATTGATATTATAGGCAAAACGACAGGTACAAAACCATCTATTTGCGACAATACAGATTCATTGTTTGTAGATATATATCACAAATTGTTAGATAAATCGTCTTTCAAGAAAAGTATAGTGGAATACTTTATTGATTACCAAACGAATGAAGCTGATTGGGAACAACGCAAGAATGAAAGACGGGAGCAATTATCAGGACTAAAGAATGTGCAGCTAAAGGCGATGTTCCCCGATATGGACGGCAGAGCCATATATGTGAGAAGTGAACAAGAACAAAAAATATGTTTTGCTTTGTCCTCGCTGGGAGTGAAATTCAGATATGAAGAACCATACGAACATCAATTAGCAGATGAGATGCACTCACAATATCGTCCCGACTTCTCAATATATTTTAAGCAAGGAGGAGTAACCAAACGCATCTATCTTGAACATTTCGGAGTTGATGAACACGGGCTTGTTCCTGCTTGGTTCGCAAAAGATAAGGGTATAACCTACGAAGAAGCCAATCAGAAATACAATGATGGTATAACTTGGAAGAAAACTGCTCACGAGAAATTTGGCACACAACTTTTAGTAACATCAAGTGCAGATTTCCATTATTCTGATATTAGGGATAAACTCCGTAAACTATTAGCTGAAGCAGGTGTACCAATTCAAGAAAAGACCGATGAGGAGTTATACGATTTAGTACTACCCAAAGGCAGCAAGCAGGAAAAGGCGTTTATACGACTTGTTGTTACTTTCGTTACATTGGTAAAATCAAGTTGTAAATCAGTTAAAGAGGTTTTGAAACAAGCCAAAAATGCAGATGATGAACGAAGTGTGTTTATCATCAAGAATATATTTCAACCTGTATATGAACGCTACATAAATGCGTTAAGCGATAGTAACCAAATTGATTTTACCGATGCTATTCTTCAAGCCACTGAGATATGTCGTACTTCACACCCTGTTGAATATGATTATATCATAGTGGATGAGTTTCAAGATATATCTGTTGACCGTTACAACTTCTTGAAAGTATTGCGAGAGGGTAATCCTCCTGCAAAGTTGTATTGTGTGGGTGATGATTGGCAGTCTATTTATCGTTTTTCGGGAAGTGATATGGCTCTATTCAATCAATTCCCCGAATATTTTGGAGCAACGGAGATAAACAAGATTGAAACTACATACAGGTTTGGAGAGCCTTTGGTTTCTTTATCGTCGAACTTTATACAACGCAATAAAGCCCAAATACAAAAGAATATCCATTCGTTCAGCTCAGAAATGAGAACCGAGTTGGAATTCTATGCTTATGATAGACGAGATTACTGCAATACGATAGGGCAACTTGTGGCTTCTATTCCATCGGATAAATCAATATTCCTATTGGGGCGTTACTCTTTTGATGATTACTACCTCTCTTTTATGTACCAATCAATTAAAGAGGGTAATAGATTCTACTATGTGATAGGAGGACGAAAAATAGAGTTTTTAACCGTACATAAGTCAAAAGGTCTTGAAGCGAATTATGTAATACTCTTACAATGCAATAAAGATACATACGGTTTCCCATCACAGGTGAGTGACGACCCTGTGCTTAACTATGTGCTCACTAAGAGCGACCAATTCCCATACGGAGAAGAAAGAAGATTATTCTATGTTGCAATAACAAGGGCTAAGATAAAAACGCTTGTATTATACGATAAGCGTTTCCCGTCTGTATTTGTGGATGAATTCTTGCACCCCGAAAAGGTGTCAGAAGAAAGCTATGTAAAGCACCCTAACGCCAATAAAAGATGGACAAGAAGTGCAGACCAATTTTTATTGAAACTGCACAATGAAGGTAAGAGTGTCAAATATATTGCAAACAAAATGGGTAGAAGTCAAACTTCGATTGTAATGCGATTAAACAAACTAAAAAAATAG
- the mobV gene encoding MobV family relaxase, translating into MGYFSLDIKKAKGTSDTTQSDHIERKIIPKNADPTRTHLNRVLVEYPDGVHGRDEAIAHRLNTAGIRRRITHDQVRVVRVVLSGTHEDMMNIQEKGELDEWCNDSIQWLQATFGKDNVVAAHLHMDEKTPHIHAAVVPIVTGERRKAKKEQTDGKRKYRKKTNSVRLCADDLFNRQTLVAYHDNYARVMAKYGLQRGVRGSEARHTTTMQYYRDLKKKNEVLETETRLLQEKKAEAQEELKQVKAEIRTDKLKNAATDTATALASSVGSLFGSGKMKSLERRNEDLQDRILELENEARQRERQQAKQIQEIRNAYEQQHRKLSEFADFVRRYFPYVEKLMPIINFLRDRLKFNDGIIRRLCEFKEVGIKGELYSSEFNRSFDTRHSVCSIKQDENGKFDFKIDGVSHVNWFRKKMNEFREAIGIPKPRQNRSMKL; encoded by the coding sequence ATGGGATATTTTTCATTGGACATTAAGAAAGCAAAGGGTACATCGGACACCACGCAGTCCGACCATATAGAGAGAAAGATAATACCTAAAAACGCAGACCCGACAAGGACACATCTGAACAGGGTGCTTGTCGAATACCCCGATGGCGTTCACGGCAGGGATGAAGCGATTGCCCACAGACTGAACACGGCAGGCATCAGACGGAGAATCACACACGACCAAGTCCGTGTCGTTCGGGTGGTTTTGTCGGGTACGCACGAGGACATGATGAACATACAGGAAAAAGGAGAACTCGATGAATGGTGCAACGACAGCATCCAATGGCTGCAAGCCACATTCGGCAAAGACAATGTGGTTGCCGCACATCTGCACATGGACGAGAAGACTCCGCACATCCACGCAGCCGTTGTTCCCATCGTGACGGGTGAAAGGCGCAAAGCCAAGAAAGAGCAAACGGACGGTAAGCGCAAGTACCGCAAGAAAACAAATTCCGTCCGCTTGTGTGCCGATGACCTGTTCAACCGCCAGACCTTGGTCGCCTACCACGACAATTACGCAAGGGTGATGGCGAAATACGGATTGCAGCGTGGGGTACGGGGTTCGGAAGCACGGCACACCACCACCATGCAGTATTATAGGGACTTGAAAAAGAAGAATGAAGTCCTCGAAACTGAAACCAGACTGTTGCAGGAGAAGAAAGCCGAGGCGCAGGAGGAACTGAAGCAGGTGAAAGCGGAAATCCGTACCGACAAGCTCAAAAACGCAGCCACCGATACGGCAACCGCCCTTGCAAGCAGTGTGGGCTCTCTTTTCGGAAGTGGAAAGATGAAATCGTTGGAGCGCAGGAACGAGGATTTGCAAGACCGCATCCTTGAACTTGAAAACGAAGCCCGACAACGGGAACGGCAACAAGCCAAGCAGATACAGGAGATAAGAAACGCTTACGAGCAACAGCACCGCAAGCTGTCGGAGTTTGCGGATTTTGTCAGACGCTACTTTCCATATGTGGAGAAGCTGATGCCTATAATAAACTTCCTGCGTGACCGATTGAAGTTCAATGACGGAATAATCAGAAGACTGTGCGAGTTCAAGGAGGTCGGGATAAAAGGCGAACTCTATTCTTCCGAATTTAACCGAAGTTTTGATACCCGACACTCCGTCTGCTCTATCAAACAGGATGAAAACGGTAAATTCGATTTCAAGATAGACGGGGTTTCTCACGTGAACTGGTTCAGAAAGAAGATGAATGAGTTTAGAGAAGCCATCGGAATACCGAAGCCAAGACAGAATAGAAGTATGAAACTGTAA
- a CDS encoding primase-helicase family protein, with translation MSAIEQQDSHRPPSDGGMAKEEFIRVGTTLYKIVEQPKLNGGYIRKRIAWNNETLRQDYGKDYIGRVPKYDGFCTVPEHIGYRSVVGKFLNLYEPIDHRPQEGDLSHIQSLVRHIFGEQYELGMDYLQLLYLQPIQKLPILLLVSEERNTGKSTFLNFLKALFQNNVTFNTNEDFRSQFNSDWAGKLLIVVDEVLLNRREDSERLKNLSTTLSYKVEAKGKDRDEIAFFAKFVLCSNNEHLPVIIDAGETRYWVRKIDRLQSDDTDFLQKLKAEIPAFLHFLQHRKLSTEKESRMWFNPTLLHTEALQKIIRSNRNRLEIEMSELLLDIMVAMDVDSVSFCLNDLVVLLVHSQVKAEKHQVRKVVQECWKLTPAPNGLTYTTYQGNYNRSCHYEPIKRVGRFYTVTRKQLESL, from the coding sequence ATGTCAGCTATCGAACAACAGGACAGCCACAGACCGCCATCGGATGGCGGCATGGCAAAGGAAGAGTTTATCCGAGTGGGGACAACGCTCTATAAGATTGTGGAGCAGCCCAAACTGAACGGAGGGTATATAAGGAAACGCATCGCATGGAACAACGAGACCCTGCGACAGGATTACGGCAAGGATTACATCGGCAGAGTTCCCAAGTATGACGGCTTCTGCACAGTACCCGAACACATCGGCTACCGTTCCGTGGTCGGCAAGTTCCTTAACCTCTACGAACCGATAGACCACCGACCGCAGGAGGGCGATTTATCGCATATCCAATCTTTGGTACGGCACATCTTCGGGGAACAGTACGAGTTGGGGATGGACTATCTGCAACTGCTCTACCTGCAACCAATTCAGAAGTTGCCTATCCTGCTGTTGGTGTCGGAAGAACGCAACACGGGCAAAAGCACCTTCCTGAACTTTCTGAAAGCCCTTTTTCAGAACAATGTGACTTTCAACACCAACGAGGATTTCCGCAGCCAGTTCAATTCCGACTGGGCTGGCAAGCTCCTTATCGTGGTGGATGAGGTGCTGCTCAACCGCAGGGAGGATAGCGAGCGGTTGAAGAACCTCAGCACCACACTTTCCTATAAGGTGGAAGCCAAAGGCAAAGACCGTGATGAGATTGCGTTCTTCGCCAAATTCGTGTTGTGTTCCAACAACGAGCATCTGCCCGTAATCATAGACGCAGGGGAAACACGCTATTGGGTGCGCAAGATAGACCGCTTGCAGTCCGATGATACCGACTTCCTGCAAAAGCTGAAAGCGGAGATACCCGCCTTTCTCCATTTCCTGCAACACAGAAAACTGTCCACCGAAAAGGAAAGCCGGATGTGGTTCAACCCCACATTGCTGCATACAGAAGCCTTGCAGAAGATTATCCGTAGCAACCGCAATCGGCTGGAGATAGAGATGTCGGAACTGCTGCTTGACATTATGGTTGCAATGGATGTGGATAGCGTTTCATTCTGCCTTAACGACCTTGTCGTACTGCTGGTGCACTCGCAGGTAAAGGCGGAAAAGCACCAAGTGCGTAAGGTGGTGCAGGAGTGCTGGAAACTGACACCTGCACCAAACGGGCTTACCTACACCACCTATCAGGGCAATTACAACAGAAGTTGTCACTATGAGCCGATAAAGAGGGTGGGACGCTTCTACACCGTCACAAGGAAGCAACTCGAATCCCTGTAA
- a CDS encoding site-specific integrase, giving the protein MARSTFKVLFYVNGSKEKDGIVPIMGRVTINGTVAQFSCKQTIPKTLWDAKGNRAKGKSAEARNVNLALDNIKAQIIKHYQRISDREAYVTAEMVRNAYQGVGSEYETLIKAFDKDCANFLKRVGKDRSIGTYKVMVRARNYVAAFINSFYRRTDMSMLELTPDFIKEFAAYLTAERGLKNATIWLNCMWLKGVVMRAHYNGLIPRNPFAQFHISPNVKEREYLTEDEIKRIMAHEFDNPTLALVRDLFIFACFTALSFVDMKELTTDEIVEVNGEKWILSKRHKTNVPFQVKLLDIPLQIIERYKYLSEDKLVFGKINYWTMCKQLKKVMAECGIEKQISYHCARHTFGTLALSKGMPIESVSRVLGHTNIVTTQIYAKITTQKLDNDLTMFGNKLNASFGSVTP; this is encoded by the coding sequence ATGGCAAGAAGTACATTCAAAGTGCTGTTCTACGTGAACGGCAGCAAGGAGAAAGACGGTATTGTCCCCATCATGGGACGAGTGACAATCAACGGTACTGTGGCGCAGTTCAGCTGCAAGCAGACCATCCCGAAAACCCTTTGGGATGCGAAAGGCAACCGAGCCAAAGGCAAGAGTGCCGAAGCACGGAACGTCAATCTGGCATTGGACAACATCAAGGCGCAAATCATCAAGCACTATCAGCGCATATCCGACCGAGAGGCATACGTAACGGCTGAAATGGTGCGCAATGCCTACCAAGGGGTAGGAAGCGAGTATGAGACACTGATAAAGGCTTTTGACAAGGATTGCGCCAACTTCCTGAAACGTGTCGGTAAAGACCGCAGCATCGGCACGTACAAGGTCATGGTAAGGGCAAGGAACTATGTCGCAGCCTTTATCAATTCATTCTACAGACGGACGGACATGTCCATGCTGGAACTTACACCCGACTTCATCAAGGAGTTTGCGGCTTATCTTACGGCTGAACGGGGACTGAAAAACGCCACCATCTGGCTGAACTGCATGTGGCTGAAAGGGGTGGTCATGCGTGCGCACTATAACGGACTGATACCGAGAAATCCGTTTGCGCAGTTCCATATCAGCCCGAATGTTAAGGAACGGGAGTATCTGACAGAGGACGAAATCAAAAGAATCATGGCGCACGAGTTTGACAACCCCACCCTCGCATTGGTGCGGGATCTGTTTATTTTCGCCTGTTTCACCGCCTTGTCTTTCGTGGATATGAAAGAACTCACAACGGATGAAATAGTGGAGGTGAATGGTGAGAAATGGATATTGTCGAAACGGCACAAGACAAATGTCCCGTTCCAAGTGAAGCTGCTGGATATTCCCTTGCAGATAATCGAACGGTACAAGTATCTGTCGGAAGACAAGCTGGTTTTCGGGAAAATCAACTATTGGACGATGTGCAAACAGCTGAAAAAGGTAATGGCGGAATGCGGAATAGAGAAGCAAATCTCCTACCATTGCGCTCGTCATACGTTTGGAACACTGGCTCTTAGCAAGGGGATGCCCATTGAAAGCGTGAGCCGTGTTCTGGGACACACGAACATTGTCACGACTCAAATCTATGCGAAGATAACCACGCAGAAACTTGACAATGACCTGACGATGTTCGGCAACAAGCTGAACGCATCGTTCGGAAGTGTAACCCCATAA
- the pulA gene encoding type I pullulanase: MEKVKNHPAAEQLDSYDKYPVYYGDDLELSYTPEKSIFTIWAPTANRVRLNLYSSGEGGEPEEQIEMNKADDGTWRTEIDRNLIGKFYTFQIEKEGKWLAETPGIWAKAVGINGDRAAIIDWNETNPEGWESDSKPELKMYSDIILYELHHRDFSIAPDSGIQNKGKFLALTETGTKSPDGEATGIDHLKELGVTHIHILPSFDFATVDETRLEDNTYNWGYDPKNYNVPDGSYSTDPANPAVRIREFKQMVKSLHDNGLRVVLDVVYNHTASTEHSNFNLTVPGYFYRQNDDGSYSDASGCGNETASEREMVRRYIIESVKYWAKEYHIDGFRFDLMGIHDIETMNRLREELLKIDPTIFIYGEGWLAADSPLPPEQRAVKENVGKMEGIAVFSDDFRDGLRGSNFDEKHPGYASGNINGNYEPVKFGIVGGTGHPQVNYDGLLYSSGPYAAAPSQSVNFVSCHDGYSLVDKLKLSVEGDHVADELFSIDKLIHTVLLTSQGIPFIRGGEEVMQDKQGISNSFRSPDSINQIDWSLKMKNRDLFDYIKNLIILRKRHPAFRIPTVDGLRQWLHFLDTGDSGVIAYTLGEYANGDEWKEILVAYNGNRHQAEITIPEQDWIVVGRDGNIYLEGQDHMPGGNVSIAPSSALIVYRQ; this comes from the coding sequence ATGGAAAAAGTAAAAAATCATCCTGCTGCTGAGCAATTAGACTCCTATGACAAGTATCCGGTCTATTACGGAGATGACCTCGAATTGTCTTACACCCCCGAAAAATCTATTTTTACTATATGGGCGCCAACAGCAAACCGGGTACGTCTTAATCTTTATTCGTCGGGCGAGGGGGGAGAGCCGGAAGAACAGATCGAAATGAATAAGGCCGACGACGGTACTTGGCGTACCGAAATAGACCGCAACTTGATAGGGAAATTTTATACCTTTCAGATCGAGAAAGAGGGAAAATGGCTTGCCGAGACTCCAGGAATATGGGCAAAAGCAGTGGGTATCAATGGCGACCGTGCCGCTATAATCGACTGGAATGAGACAAATCCCGAAGGATGGGAGTCGGATAGCAAACCCGAACTTAAAATGTATTCCGACATTATTTTGTATGAGTTACATCATCGTGATTTCAGTATCGCCCCCGATTCGGGTATCCAAAATAAAGGAAAATTTCTCGCCCTTACCGAGACCGGTACTAAATCTCCCGATGGGGAGGCCACTGGTATCGATCATTTAAAAGAACTCGGAGTAACGCATATTCATATTTTGCCTTCGTTCGATTTTGCGACGGTAGACGAAACCCGGCTCGAAGATAATACTTATAATTGGGGATACGACCCTAAAAATTATAATGTACCCGACGGTAGCTATTCTACCGATCCCGCCAACCCGGCGGTACGTATTCGGGAATTCAAGCAAATGGTGAAAAGTCTACACGACAATGGCTTGCGTGTCGTTCTCGACGTAGTGTATAACCATACGGCCTCTACCGAACATTCTAATTTTAATCTTACGGTTCCGGGGTATTTTTATCGCCAAAATGACGATGGCTCTTATTCCGATGCTTCGGGTTGCGGAAACGAAACGGCTTCCGAACGTGAAATGGTACGCCGCTATATTATAGAGTCGGTTAAATATTGGGCGAAAGAATACCATATCGACGGTTTCCGTTTCGATCTTATGGGAATTCACGATATCGAAACGATGAACCGGCTTCGCGAAGAACTGCTGAAAATCGATCCTACTATATTCATTTATGGAGAAGGCTGGCTTGCTGCCGATTCTCCGTTGCCTCCCGAACAACGGGCGGTAAAAGAAAATGTCGGCAAGATGGAAGGTATTGCCGTTTTCAGTGATGATTTTCGGGATGGCTTACGAGGCAGCAATTTCGATGAAAAACACCCGGGTTACGCTTCTGGAAATATTAATGGTAATTATGAACCTGTTAAATTCGGAATTGTAGGCGGTACCGGTCATCCACAGGTAAATTATGACGGATTGCTTTATAGTAGTGGGCCTTATGCGGCAGCTCCTTCGCAATCGGTAAATTTTGTTTCATGTCACGATGGGTATAGTCTTGTCGATAAATTAAAACTATCAGTAGAAGGAGATCACGTTGCAGACGAGCTGTTCTCGATTGACAAATTGATACATACGGTTTTGTTAACGTCGCAGGGTATACCTTTTATTCGCGGGGGTGAAGAAGTTATGCAAGATAAGCAGGGGATATCAAACAGTTTCCGTTCTCCCGATTCTATCAACCAAATCGACTGGTCGTTAAAGATGAAAAACCGCGATCTGTTCGATTATATCAAAAATCTTATTATTCTTCGTAAAAGGCATCCTGCATTTCGTATTCCAACGGTCGACGGATTGCGGCAATGGCTTCATTTTTTAGATACTGGCGATTCGGGAGTCATAGCTTATACACTGGGTGAATACGCCAATGGCGACGAATGGAAAGAAATATTGGTCGCTTATAACGGTAATCGGCATCAGGCCGAAATTACAATTCCCGAACAGGACTGGATTGTTGTTGGTCGCGATGGGAATATCTATTTAGAG